CTAGGCGGGTCATTTCGCGTTCTTCGTGGGATGCAAGAGCTCCGGCGCGCGCCGCAGCAGCGCCGAGGGCAACGGTGGAGAGTGAAGCCTTGGGCTGCTTCTCGGATACTTCTGTCGATTGCTCTTCGCGAGCAGTGTCGACGTCCATGGAATCCTCGCTCTTCACAGCGGcgccttccttctccttgcccttgtcctGGGATTTTTCTGCAGTGGGGGCCTTATCGAGCTGCTTTTTGAGCTCCTTTCGGATCTCATCTACAGATCTAccagcggcagcggcagcgaCTGACGGCTCAGCCATTTGAGCTAGGAAAGCCACCACAGACAAAACTGGGTTCTCGACGTGGCTGATGGGCTCACGTCCGGGGCCGGCCCGAACTTCAGGGCCTTCCTCGACATATTGGTCTTCAATTTCAAGTTGAAGGAACTTCATCACACACTCTTCTCTTGTTCTTGTACCGACGTGAGAGGCAATTTGCTCCCAGTTGTCATCGAAGTTTTCGAGACCCTCCAGAAGGAGCACGAGCTCAGAGTCGGACCAAGGAGCATCCCGATCAGGAACCCGCGAGTATGAAGTGTCTTCAAGCTTGACGAAGTCTGAAGCGTTGTGGGTGGATGGCAACCTACCCTGTAAGAAGCAGTTGGGGCAAAGGTCGTActtggagtctggagcatTGGCACCACCAGTGGCCGGAGTCGACTTCGCATAGTGGAAACGAAGACGGGTGCAGTCAATACCACAGGAGAAACATTGGAACTTCTTCCGAGGTTCTTGCGACGCAGTTTCCAGAGCCTTCGAAGAGTCTCCGGTGCCATTGGCACCCGGTTCGCCGTTGGCCTGCTTTTCTTTATCCTCACCAGCTGGTGTcacttccttgcccttgtcaTCGTAAATATTGCGACGGATCTCGAGATTCAACTCAGCCTTGGTTGCGGGTGTTGCGGAAGCGGCGCGCTCCGTGGCTGGCAGAGGCTTGCCTGGCTTGACGAAATGGTTCGGACCAGGCTGGAACGGCTGGAGGCCTCGCGGCGTGTCGGCGACAACTCTGAAGTGGCCGGTAAAGGGGGGTCCGATGTTCGAAGGCCGCGTTTGGGGGTCCACCTGCAGATAAAACATCAGTTACCATCGTCAATCAGCCACGAAAGCGAATCGAGACTCACCTGGTAGTTGATCAAACCCCACTGTTCGAGGAAAGAATGAACGCGCATGATAGCGCACACATCTCCAGCAAGGTTACGGCGGCAAGCCGTGACAGTAAGGTACTCGATTGGGTTCAGTCGGTAGGTGTTGATCATgaaatctctataatccttGTAGACAGCGGGTGTCTTGCTGCGGTTCCGTCCGTTGAAGAACTCTGCCAAAGCCTTCTTCTCAATGGGATGGATAGTGTGCATATCGAACCATGTCGAATAACTAGGGAGGATAATGGCGTGTGTTTGGGAAACGAGGTGCGAGCGTGCTGAAGCTTCGAGCGATGACTTGGTCTGCGCAGACTGCTCCTCAGAAGCACCTTCAGCGCCCGACTGTGCAGCAACATCCGCCAATTCCTCGCTACCTTCgctttccttcttcgtctcGTTCTCTGTGCcgcccatctcctcgtcttcctctccggtGTTCCCAGGCTTAGGTGACGCGGGGGCATCTAGCGGATTATCAGTCCCCGGGGTATTCTCTGTACGTGTCTCAGAAAACATTCGATGCGATCGCGACCTCGGCATCGTTTCACAATTGCGAGGGGAGAAACATGCGCAACGGCATTGCTTCTTCTCAGGGGACGGAGGTGTCAAGACCAGTACTCACCAGAGGCATTGACCACATCACCCGGAGCATCCTGACCAGATGTCACTTGGACATCGTCAGCAACGCCGCCCGAAATGGCCGTGTTCTCATCCATGGTAGGCGATTAATGAAATTCGAGATGGGTTCACGTCGCGAGCACGATGCGAGCAAGGGTCTTCGCTATCCTCAAAAAGTCGACGGGCGTGGGGAGCCGAATTGCATGCAGCGTTGGGTAGATACGTCGAATGCGACAGAAGGCGGAGAAATTGAAGATAAAAACAAGCGGGTATCGACTCGCTGGGGGATTGCTGGAGCGAGATCTACTTGGATctgatggcgttgagacTTTGATCGCTTCGTCGCGACTTCGCGCCAAGACCGCTAACTTAATTTGGTGCTTATATAAGCTAGTAATACCCTAACCGCTTTTGTCtttgatgcctgaggcatcacTAACTATCTACGGAGTATCCGTAGTAACGTAACTATATGGCCTTCTCAAGCCCAAGCCATCTAGAATGGAATTCTATCCAGCATGGCTTAAAGGGGTGAGATACCCCGCTAGTTTTGGTGGCATTCGCTGCGTTTGGAGCTGACTTTCCCTGTTTCCACGCCGAGCCAACATGAGTGGCTCAATTCCTAGCATTATGCCGGTGCATTGAGCAGAGGCAAATGTCCGAATACGCCTCTGATCGAGCCCAGAGCATCAAATTCCCTCGTGGAGCATTCACGCCCTATCTTCTAATTAGCTCCAGACCCATCTAAGAAAAGATTTAATCAGGGAACATACAATATAGTAACATTTAAGTCTCCCGAAATCTTGACACGCAAGTCAACCTCGCGCGGCGTTTCAAAACTAAAGAGGATATTCTTCAATTCATCGGGCTCGATATTCCTGCTCTCTTCCTGTTCTTCAGCATCGTCTGGTTCATCAGCATCCCCCCTGAGTGTGTTTATCCTAAAGGTTCTTGAGCTTTCGTCTTCGGTACCTAACTCGTCATCAACGCGCGcctgttgtcgtcgtcgtcgttcctgttcctgttcctgtttaAATTCATCTTCCTGGGGCTTGGTCGAGTGGTCTGAGCCTGATGGTGTGGAATCATCCGCGTTGTGGGTTTCTTGTGATATCGAGAGCCCCGCTATGCGGTGCTGAACCTCGTGGGTTTCTGGAATTGAATCTTTGCCATCGTCGTTGCCTTCCCCTTCGCGGTTGTCATGCTCTTTGGGGTCTTTTCGATCCATATTTATACAGCAGCTCTGTGGAATTGAGAGTGTCTTCGAATAAGACAAATATAAAGCAAAAGATTAAGTTGTGGTATTGAGTTCATTCGAAGGAAAAGGGATGGATATGACGTCACACTACTTTGCCCTCCTCAACGACAAGGGTTTACGATCTAAATGCTGCACGACATAGTTTGTTCCATAATGAGGGACCCCTGCTTAAATTATCAAGGCATCCTAATGCGGCTATTGGAGTTAGCTCATAGAGCTTAATTTCGCGGAACAAATTTCACCAATGTTTATCGCCAGCTGTATACACTGCCTGATGTATACAGCCATTAGGGTTATCAAAGCTCCCCGAGAATAGACTCAATACTACTTTACTACATGCCATCATTACCACTGAACACAGCGTTTAATCAACGTGACTTTCCAAGGTAAACCAATTAGTTGTGTCATTCTAATACCCCACCATAAGTATTTCCCATCCGTAACCACAGCAATTAAAGCTCATCATCCAGATCCATACACATTCTTATACAGCATAAATAATAGCAGTCAAAATCCAAAGGAAATCACTCCCtaccagaagcagcagccttctcaacATCCCTATCAGCAATaacctcgccaacatcctcatcatgctCAACATCGAAGTCTCTCCCGAGGTTCTCCGGCCCCAGGAACGTAATAATAATCGTGTACGCAAAGACGCACCCCATGAAGATACAAATCACCTTACCGTAATCAAAcctctcctcgccctcctccgtctccggGAGCGGGAACCGCTCGCCAATAGTCGACTGGATAGTCGAACTCGCCGAACTAACGAGATTACCAAGCTGGTACGCCGTGCCGACGGTGAATGTGCGGATTGAACCCGGTGAGAGCTCCATCAGGTGGATGGGAATGACACCCCAGGCGCCCTGGACGCAGAATTGCTCGAAGTAGGCGGGCGCCATGATGCGGTGGGTTGTGATGAAGGTGTAGGGGTAGAGAAGGGCACCGCCGACGatgctaattataataatcgAGAAGCGGCGGCCGAAGATTTGGGAGGCCCAGCCGCAGATTGTGCCACCGGTCAGGGCGCCTAGATTGGCGACGACTTGGGTTACTGTGACAGCGTCGCGGGAGAAGCCAAATTGGCGCTCGATTAGGGTTGGGTAGAGATCTTGGGATCCGTGGGACTGTTTTGGTTTTGTAAGTACCTGCTTCATGGAAATTAAGTTGGGTTAGAGTACGCACCATGAAGTTGAAACCAGCCATGAGAAGAACCATGTAAACGAGAAGCAACCAGTGTTTCTTCAAGGCGACCTTGCCCTCAGAAAGGAACGTAGAGGTTACATTTCCAGGCAGTTCAGCTCGAAGCGCCTGGCGCTCGCGATAGGCATTCGTCTCGGGGAGACAGAGACGGAATGCGATAGCCAAGACAGGTAGACATCCAGCAAACCAGTAAAATGGTCTCCAGCCGTGGGAGGTAGTATCAACCAGCGCGCGCGCAAACGCAGTCGCCAGGAGATATCCAAAGGCATAACCCTGTTGAAGCAGTCCGGAAATAATACCGCGTGCCTCCTTAGGGCAGTCTTCCAGGGCCGTCGCAGCAGCGTTCCCGTATAAACCACCCATGGCAATACCGAAGAGCGCGCGGACGGCAAGGAACTGCTTGTAGGTTTGTGTGAAACCGGTTCCAATTTCGAGCGCAATGAAGAGCAGGTTGTTCACGATGAAGGGCCACTTGCGGCCCCAACGGTCTGAGGCGATTCCGAAGGTGATTGCGCCGACACTGCGGAGCATAAGAACCAGGGTTATTCCCCAGGTGATGTCGCTGATCTCTTTGTCAAATTCTGCTGCGAGCTGCGATGTAGTTAGGGAGACCGTGAAGAAGTCCAGCGCGTCAAGGGTCCATCCCAAGAACGCGACCTGGTATAACTCGTTAGCACACGGGTAGTAATAATACAAGAGTTGATCGGAACATACCGAGAAGAAAAGCCATTGCTGTCGGTTCAATAGTAGTAAGGCTTGGAATGGATTCGGGGCCTTGCGCATCGGCGGCTTCAGGGTCGGCACTCGGTCCTTCAGGTACTGGACGCAAGTTCCGACCAGGCCAAGAGACCTGCCGTTTGACTGCTGATGAGTAGGCGCTTCAAGATGGCCCACGGGGGCCTTGTCCTGCGACTCGGCCATTGCGGTCAACTGTGAAGGAacgagagaaaaaaagaagcggTGCGGGGTGGCTCTGGGAAACAGAATCCTTGAGGAGCGAGAACAGCAGAGTTTTATAGGTGTGCGCGCAATAAGCACGAAATGCAGCCCCGCGGAAGAAACTGACAGCTAGTAGGACGTGAGTGGCGCACTGGCGGTCTTGGTTGTCGATCGATTGCCAGAAGAGAGCGCGCTGCTGAGAGTCCGgctctttaataaattatgAAATTCCTACAGAGTTTCTACCAAAAAAAAGCCAGGTCTGACCATGGTGGCCGGACAGTGGAACAAGGGCCCGTCGGGGGTTCTTGAGCCAGCGACTCAGATCGAGGCAAGGGGTGGCATCCCATGGGAGATTAAAGTCTAAGTTGTATATTGACGAGTTCCGATCCGTCATTTctctccaagtctccagACGCCTCTCTGTCTCGAGTGTGTTTCTCTCCAGACTCCGCATTCTCCCCACGCGCGCCGTCCACTGTTAACCGGGGGTGGAGAAGTGTCTGTTCCACTCCACTCGTGCCATAGCCTATCCTGCGATAGACTGCTGACCAGGTTAATAGGAGTAATATAGGCGGGTAATAGAATATCACTGTCCTTATCTCCTCCGTACTATATTGAAGTAGCTGAGCTCATCCCAAGGTTCAACTCATGGTTCTCCAAATTGTTGGCTGTACGCCCAGACGCCTTGTTCCTTCTTGGCTCCCGGGCCAAGAACCACGCAAAGCTT
This genomic interval from Aspergillus puulaauensis MK2 DNA, chromosome 7, nearly complete sequence contains the following:
- a CDS encoding sugar transporter family protein (COG:G;~EggNog:ENOG410PF8Z;~InterPro:IPR020846,IPR005828,IPR036259;~PFAM:PF07690,PF00083;~TransMembrane:10 (i65-83o103-123i135-152o158-177i189-212o224-242i278-296o316-339i346-365o444-465i);~go_component: GO:0016021 - integral component of membrane [Evidence IEA];~go_function: GO:0022857 - transmembrane transporter activity [Evidence IEA];~go_process: GO:0055085 - transmembrane transport [Evidence IEA]) yields the protein MAESQDKAPVGHLEAPTHQQSNGRSLGLVGTCVQYLKDRVPTLKPPMRKAPNPFQALLLLNRQQWLFFSVAFLGWTLDALDFFTVSLTTSQLAAEFDKEISDITWGITLVLMLRSVGAITFGIASDRWGRKWPFIVNNLLFIALEIGTGFTQTYKQFLAVRALFGIAMGGLYGNAAATALEDCPKEARGIISGLLQQGYAFGYLLATAFARALVDTTSHGWRPFYWFAGCLPVLAIAFRLCLPETNAYRERQALRAELPGNVTSTFLSEGKVALKKHWLLLVYMVLLMAGFNFMSHGSQDLYPTLIERQFGFSRDAVTVTQVVANLGALTGGTICGWASQIFGRRFSIIIISIVGGALLYPYTFITTHRIMAPAYFEQFCVQGAWGVIPIHLMELSPGSIRTFTVGTAYQLGNLVSSASSTIQSTIGERFPLPETEEGEERFDYGKVICIFMGCVFAYTIIITFLGPENLGRDFDVEHDEDVGEVIADRDVEKAAASGRE
- the rscE gene encoding putative RSC complex subunit (RSC8) (COG:B;~EggNog:ENOG410PFJS;~InterPro:IPR009057,IPR017884,IPR036388,IPR041984, IPR032451,IPR007526,IPR001005;~PFAM:PF16495,PF00249,PF13921,PF04433;~go_function: GO:0005515 - protein binding [Evidence IEA]), coding for MDENTAISGGVADDVQVTSGQDAPGDVVNASENTPGTDNPLDAPASPKPGNTGEEDEEMGGTENETKKESEGSEELADVAAQSGAEGASEEQSAQTKSSLEASARSHLVSQTHAIILPSYSTWFDMHTIHPIEKKALAEFFNGRNRSKTPAVYKDYRDFMINTYRLNPIEYLTVTACRRNLAGDVCAIMRVHSFLEQWGLINYQVDPQTRPSNIGPPFTGHFRVVADTPRGLQPFQPGPNHFVKPGKPLPATERAASATPATKAELNLEIRRNIYDDKGKEVTPAGEDKEKQANGEPGANGTGDSSKALETASQEPRKKFQCFSCGIDCTRLRFHYAKSTPATGGANAPDSKYDLCPNCFLQGRLPSTHNASDFVKLEDTSYSRVPDRDAPWSDSELVLLLEGLENFDDNWEQIASHVGTRTREECVMKFLQLEIEDQYVEEGPEVRAGPGREPISHVENPVLSVVAFLAQMAEPSVAAAAAGRSVDEIRKELKKQLDKAPTAEKSQDKGKEKEGAAVKSEDSMDVDTAREEQSTEVSEKQPKASLSTVALGAAAARAGALASHEEREMTRLVSAAVNVSLQKFEIKLQQFNEMEEIIEAERRELELARQQLFLDRLAFKTRVKEVQDTLQNVSLNGANGGPAPDAATAGINNRYNFQPGGNAAGAPQPLSATGSTDFKTLDL